A stretch of Campylobacter gracilis DNA encodes these proteins:
- a CDS encoding alpha/beta hydrolase-fold protein, with protein MPIIYLHVLDFGATGTGEIYEFVSRQSDVDFVLTAVYLNEAQWGDKLSPWAAKSPFKGVCDFAGGGAEHLEKFTDELIPRIERQVFGAGKPAWRACAGYSLAGLFSAYAAFASDKFQKIACVSASFWFSGFDAFVAAHSPQRGLAHVYASLGEAEMNRKNPRGALCGETALNFIAKCRGAGAKAEFEQNPGGHMQDEIARISKAILSLVNS; from the coding sequence GTGCCGATCATCTACCTGCACGTCTTGGACTTTGGCGCGACCGGCACGGGCGAAATTTACGAGTTCGTCTCGCGACAAAGCGACGTGGATTTCGTGCTCACAGCGGTCTATCTAAACGAGGCGCAGTGGGGCGATAAGCTTAGCCCGTGGGCGGCAAAATCACCGTTTAAGGGGGTGTGCGATTTCGCAGGCGGCGGCGCGGAGCACTTAGAAAAATTTACGGACGAGCTGATCCCGCGTATCGAGCGGCAGGTATTCGGCGCAGGAAAGCCTGCGTGGCGAGCGTGCGCGGGATACTCGCTGGCGGGGCTTTTTAGCGCGTATGCGGCGTTTGCGAGTGATAAATTTCAAAAGATCGCCTGCGTCTCGGCATCGTTTTGGTTCAGCGGCTTTGATGCCTTCGTCGCCGCGCACTCGCCGCAAAGGGGGCTGGCGCACGTCTACGCGTCCTTAGGCGAGGCCGAGATGAACCGGAAAAATCCGCGCGGAGCACTCTGCGGCGAGACGGCGCTAAATTTCATCGCAAAATGCCGCGGCGCTGGCGCAAAAGCGGAGTTTGAGCAAAATCCGGGCGGGCATATGCAAGATGAGATCGCAAGAATTTCAAAGGCGATTTTAAGCCTCGTAAATTCCTAA
- a CDS encoding amidohydrolase family protein: MQTLDFHVHLLSKEVRFDRPYDRLALRLFGRRFGIDVSRAIKEPYEAYVDALLGGLRASKYVKKAVLFGVDAKFSDAGELIHRDKTVCADNDSVFEIYQKNPDLIVPFFSINPKRADALDEIDRCFELGFKGAKFLQNYWDLDTRLPRYVPYFEKLAKLGLPLVIHVGNESSVPSTRRCEALEMIYAPLELGVTTVCAHMAINYEYSHIFRALSRRPRNFGHDYFALLALLRTHKNLYADVSALMTPVRAKALPHLASQTDVHSRLLYASDFPVPYSAIYNTYDLRLSQRIALHKEPNPFDRNARGLLAYFGEQSDLWSNYKKILPFA, from the coding sequence ATGCAAACGCTTGATTTTCACGTCCATCTGCTAAGCAAGGAGGTGCGCTTCGATCGCCCTTACGACAGGCTCGCGCTGCGCCTTTTCGGCAGGCGCTTCGGCATAGACGTATCGCGCGCGATCAAAGAGCCCTATGAAGCCTATGTGGACGCTCTTCTAGGCGGGCTTAGAGCTTCGAAATACGTTAAAAAGGCGGTGCTTTTCGGCGTGGATGCTAAATTTAGCGACGCGGGCGAGCTAATCCATCGCGATAAGACTGTCTGCGCGGACAACGACAGCGTGTTTGAAATTTATCAAAAAAACCCTGATCTCATCGTGCCGTTTTTTAGCATCAATCCAAAGCGAGCGGACGCGCTAGATGAGATCGATCGCTGCTTCGAGCTAGGATTTAAGGGGGCGAAATTTTTACAAAACTATTGGGATCTGGATACGAGGCTACCTCGCTACGTGCCGTATTTTGAAAAGCTCGCCAAGCTAGGCTTGCCACTGGTGATCCACGTCGGCAACGAAAGCTCGGTGCCGAGCACTCGCCGCTGCGAGGCGCTGGAGATGATTTATGCGCCGCTTGAGCTGGGCGTTACGACGGTGTGCGCACACATGGCGATTAACTACGAGTATTCGCATATTTTTCGTGCGCTCTCGCGCCGCCCGCGAAATTTCGGACACGATTATTTCGCGCTTCTGGCGCTTCTGCGCACGCACAAAAACCTCTACGCCGACGTTTCCGCGCTGATGACGCCGGTGCGCGCCAAGGCTCTGCCGCATCTGGCGAGCCAAACGGACGTGCACTCGCGCCTGCTTTACGCTTCGGACTTTCCGGTGCCGTATTCTGCGATATACAACACCTACGATCTGCGCCTGTCGCAGCGTATCGCGCTGCATAAAGAGCCCAACCCTTTCGATCGCAACGCGCGCGGACTGCTTGCGTATTTCGGCGAGCAGAGCGATCTGTGGAGTAACTACAAAAAAATTCTGCCCTTTGCGTAG
- a CDS encoding GNAT family N-acetyltransferase, with the protein MEFEILENSADFKPSDLNEIMVSIGWDTEQNAASVPPHETYRVWRTYDYVAIAKTQGKTVGVLEAFCDRDNFATSYLYCVIVHKDYQRRGIGTALVNAFNKRFAHTTTFVVTPLHKAEGAGEFLQKCGFKDASEHFTVHMRKRNSI; encoded by the coding sequence ATGGAGTTTGAAATTTTAGAAAATTCCGCCGATTTTAAGCCTAGCGATCTGAATGAGATAATGGTATCGATCGGCTGGGATACGGAGCAAAACGCAGCCTCCGTGCCGCCGCACGAGACATACAGAGTGTGGCGCACCTATGATTACGTGGCGATCGCCAAAACGCAGGGCAAGACCGTGGGGGTGCTGGAGGCGTTTTGCGACCGCGACAACTTCGCTACGAGCTATCTTTACTGCGTGATAGTTCATAAGGATTATCAAAGGCGCGGTATCGGCACGGCGCTCGTGAATGCCTTTAATAAACGCTTTGCGCACACTACCACCTTTGTCGTTACCCCTCTGCACAAGGCTGAGGGCGCCGGAGAATTCCTACAAAAGTGCGGCTTTAAGGACGCGTCGGAGCACTTCACGGTTCATATGAGGAAGCGAAATTCGATCTAG